From the Limosilactobacillus panis genome, one window contains:
- a CDS encoding NADPH-dependent oxidoreductase, which yields MIHNETINHQVNHRTIRAFKEQPLNKEQLTTLYEAARHTSTSMFMQQFSILHVTDPQLRTQIREISQQPYVGANGDLFIFIVDLYRNQQIREQEGNDDGRLHTTDIFMQAVEDTTLAVQNFLTAAESMGLGGVILGSIQNNLEKLVQVLNMPKMTLPFLGIQVGVPDQEPQLKPRLPQRFIAFENHYPRDFKVADLVEYDQVVTQYYDLRDANRRIDSFTKQINGDKLNKHFTKRDEFALVAQKQGLALDWGKDSPKQNIK from the coding sequence ATGATCCACAATGAAACAATTAATCACCAAGTTAACCACCGGACCATCCGGGCGTTTAAGGAACAACCGTTAAATAAGGAGCAGTTGACAACCTTATACGAAGCTGCCCGTCACACTTCCACCAGTATGTTTATGCAGCAATTTAGTATTCTTCACGTTACGGATCCACAACTGCGCACCCAGATTCGCGAAATTTCTCAGCAGCCGTATGTCGGCGCCAACGGGGACCTCTTCATCTTTATCGTCGACCTCTACCGGAACCAACAGATCAGGGAGCAGGAGGGCAATGATGATGGCCGCCTACACACTACCGACATCTTCATGCAGGCCGTAGAGGACACCACCCTGGCTGTACAGAACTTTCTCACGGCCGCCGAAAGTATGGGCCTGGGTGGGGTTATCCTCGGGTCCATTCAGAATAATTTGGAAAAACTCGTCCAGGTTCTTAATATGCCGAAGATGACCCTCCCCTTTCTTGGCATCCAGGTTGGGGTTCCGGACCAAGAACCGCAACTAAAGCCCCGGCTGCCACAACGGTTTATTGCCTTTGAAAATCACTACCCACGGGACTTCAAAGTTGCCGACCTGGTAGAATATGACCAAGTTGTCACCCAGTACTACGACCTCCGGGATGCTAACCGCCGGATTGACTCCTTCACCAAGCAAATCAACGGCGATAAGTTAAATAAACATTTCACCAAGCGGGACGAGTTCGCCCTGGTCGCCCAAAAGCAGGGGTTAGCCCTCGACTGGGGAAAGGACTCGCCAAAACAAAACATCAAGTAG
- a CDS encoding ABC transporter ATP-binding protein/permease: MKKAYYLDKQAFPVLKGIDLQFERGEFVSILGESGGGKSTLMNIIGGLDRNFSGEVLIKGTPLDHKQEKQLDDYRRSMVGYIYQSYNLISHLTVLDNVLVALDMTALSREERRKRALKLLDQVGLSDQAHKHPNHLSGGQKQRVAIARALASDPQIIIADEPTGALDSQNTQGVLTLLDQIAKDGKLVIAVTHSQEVADHGTRVVHLADGKIDGDERLRPAYDLPKDPTVVKSQQLPAMASYRMSFKHLMYNFWRNSLIMLGTAIGIFAVLLFSGLGNGINGYIQNQINSLTNPRSITVFKNPTGKHLTQDQIQSSLMQNLSADPQSMMIDSGALRRLGKVDGVASVQKGNIISGYRLSYKKLQQSGTTLTTWNKSVTSSSIKHGHRPGSNEIVLTKQQASQLTDAKNYRKIIGKPVNISFNWVNSKGDPVAINGTVKVAGLSEGASAQTTVSYGTMQRMLRDSGAVTSPNFVAVSASSLSDVQKVANRINNLKNAKGERMFGAITVGSILKTVNTYVHLASTILAAIAGISLLVSALMIIVTMYMSVSERTKEIGILRALGERKKDIRRLFTSESIFIGLFSAVLALVIVIVVTMILNHTLYGMIKYNIVQITAGNVIFAFAVAVVISFIAALLPARRAARLNPIDALAAD, translated from the coding sequence ATTAAGAAAGCCTACTATCTTGATAAACAAGCCTTTCCGGTTTTAAAAGGGATTGACCTTCAATTTGAGCGGGGCGAGTTTGTTTCGATTTTAGGTGAGTCCGGTGGGGGAAAATCAACTCTGATGAATATCATTGGGGGGTTGGACCGTAACTTTTCCGGTGAGGTTCTGATTAAGGGGACCCCACTTGACCATAAGCAAGAAAAGCAGTTGGATGACTACCGGCGGTCAATGGTCGGCTACATCTACCAGTCATATAACCTGATTTCCCATTTAACGGTGTTAGATAATGTCCTGGTGGCTTTGGACATGACCGCACTTTCTCGGGAAGAGCGGCGCAAGCGGGCACTAAAGCTCCTTGACCAGGTTGGCTTGAGCGACCAGGCCCACAAACATCCTAACCACTTGTCTGGGGGGCAGAAACAGCGGGTAGCAATTGCCCGGGCCCTTGCCAGTGATCCCCAGATTATCATTGCTGACGAACCCACGGGGGCCCTTGATTCGCAAAATACCCAGGGGGTTCTGACCCTGCTAGACCAAATTGCCAAGGATGGCAAGCTCGTCATTGCGGTTACCCATTCTCAAGAAGTTGCGGACCATGGAACCCGGGTCGTACACTTGGCCGATGGCAAAATTGACGGAGACGAGCGGCTTCGACCAGCTTATGACCTTCCTAAGGACCCCACAGTGGTTAAGTCCCAACAGCTCCCGGCGATGGCTAGCTACCGGATGTCTTTTAAACACCTGATGTATAACTTCTGGCGTAACTCGCTAATTATGCTGGGAACGGCAATTGGTATTTTTGCCGTCCTTCTGTTCAGCGGTCTGGGCAATGGAATTAATGGCTACATTCAGAACCAAATTAATTCCTTGACCAATCCCCGTTCAATTACGGTATTTAAGAACCCGACTGGGAAACATCTAACCCAGGACCAGATTCAATCGTCATTAATGCAAAACCTTTCCGCGGATCCCCAGTCAATGATGATCGATAGTGGCGCCCTTCGCCGACTAGGTAAAGTTGATGGGGTAGCCAGCGTTCAAAAAGGGAACATAATCAGTGGTTACCGTCTGTCATACAAGAAACTGCAACAGAGTGGAACCACACTGACGACCTGGAATAAGTCAGTGACATCTAGCTCAATCAAGCATGGTCACCGGCCGGGCAGCAATGAGATTGTCTTGACGAAGCAGCAGGCCAGCCAGCTGACCGATGCAAAGAACTACCGCAAGATTATTGGCAAGCCGGTTAATATTTCCTTTAACTGGGTAAACAGTAAGGGGGACCCCGTTGCCATTAACGGGACTGTGAAGGTGGCCGGCCTCAGTGAAGGGGCCAGTGCCCAGACAACGGTCAGCTACGGTACAATGCAACGAATGCTGCGGGACAGCGGTGCCGTCACCAGCCCGAACTTTGTGGCGGTGAGTGCTAGCAGCCTCTCTGACGTCCAAAAGGTTGCTAACCGCATTAACAACCTCAAGAATGCTAAGGGTGAGCGCATGTTTGGGGCAATTACGGTTGGCTCAATCCTGAAGACGGTTAACACTTACGTTCACCTTGCTTCAACCATCCTGGCGGCCATTGCTGGAATTTCACTCCTGGTTTCCGCATTGATGATTATTGTGACGATGTATATGTCGGTATCGGAACGGACCAAGGAGATTGGGATTCTGCGGGCACTTGGTGAGCGGAAGAAGGACATTCGTCGCCTGTTTACGTCAGAATCAATCTTTATTGGACTATTCTCAGCGGTCTTAGCATTGGTTATTGTCATTGTCGTGACCATGATTTTGAACCACACCTTATACGGGATGATCAAATACAATATCGTCCAAATAACGGCCGGGAACGTTATCTTCGCTTTTGCGGTTGCGGTAGTGATTTCCTTCATTGCAGCACTGTTACCGGCCCGACGTGCGGCCCGTCTGAACCCAATTGATGCCTTGGCGGCTGACTAA
- a CDS encoding helix-turn-helix transcriptional regulator — MATRISGELPNIIKISRLFKVLGNPKRLQLIYLLIQKSMSVSEISSALKWEQSGVSHQLQLLRKYNLVQQHRHGKVVIYHLDDPKVMTLIADALSHAEDIVK, encoded by the coding sequence ATGGCGACGCGTATTTCTGGAGAATTACCAAATATTATCAAAATCAGCAGGCTTTTCAAGGTTCTTGGTAATCCCAAGCGACTGCAATTAATCTACCTTCTGATTCAAAAATCAATGAGCGTTTCAGAGATTAGCTCGGCACTAAAGTGGGAGCAATCCGGCGTTTCCCACCAGCTGCAGCTGCTCCGGAAGTATAACCTAGTCCAGCAGCACCGTCACGGTAAAGTAGTTATTTACCACCTTGACGATCCGAAAGTAATGACCCTAATTGCCGACGCCCTTAGTCATGCAGAAGACATCGTTAAATAA
- a CDS encoding NAD(P)H-hydrate epimerase, whose protein sequence is MKQAPITAEQMRHYDSYTINTIGVPSLVLMERAALAVRDEILNAFPLNLGHVIVVAGSGNNGGDGLDVARLLHIAGVRVTIVNVGNPGHASDEHKVQDKICQYYQIPQTTDLAVLKQATLIVDAMFGIGIDRPVKGNYADAIKAINNCDAVVVAVDMPSGINTDSGEVMGVAVKATTTVTFAFNKVGLTKGAGQKYAGRIVIADDMGTYATDE, encoded by the coding sequence ATGAAACAAGCACCGATTACTGCAGAACAAATGCGGCATTATGATTCATACACCATTAACACAATTGGGGTCCCGTCACTGGTCCTCATGGAACGGGCCGCCCTGGCTGTACGGGATGAAATTCTGAACGCCTTCCCACTCAACCTCGGACACGTTATCGTGGTCGCTGGTAGTGGTAACAACGGTGGCGACGGTCTTGACGTTGCCCGCCTCCTTCACATTGCCGGCGTCCGGGTAACCATCGTAAACGTTGGTAACCCGGGCCACGCCTCTGATGAGCACAAGGTTCAGGATAAGATTTGCCAGTACTACCAAATCCCACAAACTACCGACCTGGCAGTACTAAAACAGGCAACTCTAATTGTCGACGCCATGTTTGGTATCGGAATTGACCGACCCGTCAAGGGGAACTACGCCGACGCCATCAAGGCCATCAACAACTGTGATGCGGTCGTCGTCGCCGTTGACATGCCATCCGGGATCAACACGGACAGTGGTGAAGTAATGGGGGTCGCCGTCAAAGCCACCACGACCGTTACCTTTGCCTTCAACAAGGTTGGCCTGACCAAGGGTGCTGGTCAAAAGTATGCCGGGCGAATCGTTATCGCTGATGATATGGGTACCTACGCAACTGACGAATAA
- a CDS encoding LVIS_2131 family protein: protein MTWNWLGWLLWILAIVFFCYVIHYIRVQQLMLIAKTKKAFSPKLFWRYVALLLVAAIWLGGMLYLTFFRQADINNHNETRITMKYSPLQIHNKNNDYYYVMATRSQNGKHPIVSYTYWANGNRYTTNSHYGSVADGDRIITLDASSLPWDKAKLKKQDRQTGHAFAAEMTVNYKNTLLNGLGLRANRTAEVYTLLRVPSSEMVHER from the coding sequence ATGACTTGGAACTGGTTAGGTTGGCTATTGTGGATTCTAGCAATCGTGTTTTTCTGCTACGTAATTCATTACATTCGTGTTCAACAATTGATGTTAATCGCTAAGACGAAGAAGGCCTTTTCACCTAAACTCTTTTGGCGTTACGTCGCTTTACTGCTGGTCGCCGCCATTTGGCTGGGCGGGATGCTTTATCTGACTTTCTTCCGCCAGGCAGACATCAATAATCACAATGAAACGCGAATCACAATGAAGTACTCACCGTTGCAGATTCACAACAAGAACAATGACTACTATTACGTTATGGCAACCCGAAGCCAAAACGGTAAGCACCCAATCGTTTCTTATACTTACTGGGCAAACGGTAACCGTTACACAACCAATTCCCATTACGGATCGGTGGCTGATGGGGACCGGATCATCACACTAGACGCAAGCAGTCTACCGTGGGACAAGGCGAAGTTGAAGAAGCAAGACCGGCAGACGGGGCACGCATTTGCGGCTGAAATGACGGTTAACTACAAGAATACCCTGCTAAACGGACTAGGCCTTCGTGCTAACCGGACGGCGGAAGTTTATACTTTACTACGGGTTCCATCATCAGAAATGGTTCACGAACGGTAG
- a CDS encoding magnesium transporter CorA family protein yields the protein MSAIDLDSLTFAFCNSAEEVSRFHSIPSTVIEGAAVLVLYDFINHYDTIEQQLTPAIIIFNQSCLIIYTNAITVCRQLLIKAINKGSTLLDIVFSCINLWQDRLLKALLSYKKQIDELDTNASQTVKNTELREMTDLTRKLVFFEHTMNDQSETLTAFFDAPQLQSFSHKVIDNTQTRQRRLTKTIHIYRDLLSSIGSLFTAMMNNNLNHLMKYLDSAGLVIAVIALVTGFMGMNVGGLPWKTSTNGFILTCIVALILATATGIYLKRKRFSD from the coding sequence GTGTCGGCTATTGACCTCGACTCATTAACCTTTGCGTTCTGTAATTCGGCAGAAGAGGTCTCACGCTTCCATTCCATTCCGAGCACTGTTATTGAAGGTGCCGCTGTATTGGTCCTTTACGATTTTATCAACCATTACGATACCATTGAGCAGCAGCTCACACCGGCGATCATTATCTTTAACCAGTCATGCTTAATCATCTATACTAACGCGATTACGGTCTGCCGGCAGCTCCTGATTAAAGCCATCAACAAGGGCAGTACTCTTTTAGACATTGTTTTTAGTTGCATTAACCTCTGGCAAGACCGTCTCCTAAAAGCCCTCCTTAGTTACAAGAAGCAAATTGATGAGCTTGATACTAATGCTTCGCAAACGGTTAAGAACACTGAACTGCGGGAAATGACGGACCTTACTCGTAAACTGGTCTTCTTTGAACATACCATGAATGACCAGAGTGAAACTCTTACCGCCTTCTTTGACGCGCCCCAATTACAGTCATTTAGCCATAAGGTGATTGATAATACCCAAACCCGGCAACGGCGGCTTACTAAAACAATTCACATATATCGTGACCTGCTTTCGTCGATTGGCAGCTTATTTACCGCAATGATGAACAACAACCTCAACCATTTAATGAAGTACTTAGATTCCGCTGGCCTGGTGATCGCAGTTATCGCCCTCGTAACCGGCTTTATGGGTATGAACGTTGGCGGATTGCCTTGGAAAACATCCACCAATGGCTTTATTCTTACCTGCATCGTTGCCCTTATCCTGGCAACTGCAACCGGCATTTACCTTAAACGAAAAAGATTTAGTGACTAG
- the hisS gene encoding histidine--tRNA ligase — MDYQKPKGTADLLPGTTNVWEKVEAKAREVFRQFGYRGIRTPMFEDYHVFSRNVGDTSDIVEKEMYDFHDKGDRHIALRPEGTAGVVRAYVENKLYGPEYPKPYKVYYMGPMFRYERPQSGRQREFHQIGVEALNNESPQIDVEVIAMAMTLFKQFGVPNVKLVINTLGDKQVRKDYREALINYLKPHYDELSKDSQERLYKNPLRVLDSKDEGDKKIVENAPSILDYLDDESQSYFDQVQALLKELGIDYEIDSNMVRGLDYYNHTIFEIMSDSPAFGGGYTTVCAGGRYNGLISQLGGPEEGGIGFGMGVERLMILLKEENPDFAPADKVDLFLASADDKGDNLAFEILNKVRQQGIVADKDYSGVKVGKQIKEAFRRNAKYFAVFGDREVSEGQFQLKNAATKDTVDVKVADFVADPAKYLK; from the coding sequence ATGGATTATCAAAAGCCAAAAGGAACAGCAGACTTGCTACCAGGCACAACAAATGTCTGGGAAAAGGTTGAGGCAAAAGCCCGGGAAGTTTTCCGGCAATTCGGTTACCGGGGAATCCGGACGCCAATGTTTGAAGACTACCATGTCTTCTCTCGGAACGTCGGTGATACGTCAGACATCGTTGAAAAGGAAATGTATGACTTCCACGATAAGGGTGACCGTCATATTGCCCTCCGACCAGAAGGTACCGCGGGGGTTGTCCGGGCTTACGTAGAAAATAAACTTTACGGTCCGGAATACCCGAAGCCGTACAAGGTTTACTACATGGGCCCCATGTTCCGTTACGAACGGCCACAGTCCGGTCGCCAACGTGAGTTCCACCAAATCGGTGTTGAAGCCCTGAACAACGAGTCACCACAAATTGATGTGGAAGTTATTGCGATGGCGATGACCCTCTTCAAGCAGTTCGGGGTCCCAAACGTGAAGTTAGTTATCAACACACTTGGTGATAAACAGGTTAGAAAGGACTACCGGGAAGCCTTGATCAACTACCTGAAGCCCCATTATGACGAACTAAGCAAGGACTCCCAGGAACGGCTCTACAAGAACCCCCTCCGTGTCCTTGACAGTAAGGATGAGGGAGACAAGAAGATTGTTGAAAACGCCCCATCAATTCTGGATTACCTGGACGACGAATCCCAATCCTATTTTGACCAGGTCCAGGCCCTCTTAAAGGAACTCGGGATTGATTATGAGATTGATAGTAACATGGTCCGGGGGTTGGACTACTACAACCACACCATTTTTGAAATCATGTCCGATTCACCAGCCTTTGGTGGCGGCTACACGACGGTTTGCGCCGGTGGTCGTTACAACGGCTTAATTTCCCAACTTGGTGGTCCAGAAGAAGGGGGAATCGGCTTCGGAATGGGAGTGGAACGGTTGATGATTCTCCTTAAGGAAGAGAACCCGGACTTCGCCCCCGCTGATAAGGTGGACCTCTTCTTGGCAAGTGCCGATGACAAGGGTGACAACCTGGCATTTGAAATTCTTAACAAGGTCCGCCAGCAGGGAATCGTGGCAGACAAGGATTATAGTGGCGTGAAAGTTGGTAAGCAGATCAAGGAAGCCTTCCGGCGCAATGCGAAGTACTTCGCTGTCTTTGGTGACCGTGAAGTAAGTGAAGGTCAGTTCCAGTTAAAGAATGCGGCAACTAAGGACACCGTAGACGTTAAGGTTGCGGACTTTGTTGCAGACCCCGCTAAGTATCTGAAGTAA
- a CDS encoding LBP_cg2779 family protein: protein MDNLSELAKELIKFERDNDLNDNEVAFGSHLSVERIHDIKSSNSAATSEEAELLQRFMQSK, encoded by the coding sequence ATGGACAATTTGAGTGAGTTAGCCAAAGAACTAATCAAATTTGAGCGTGATAACGACTTAAATGATAATGAAGTTGCTTTTGGAAGCCACCTATCAGTAGAGCGGATTCACGATATTAAATCATCAAATTCTGCTGCAACTTCTGAAGAAGCCGAATTACTCCAACGTTTTATGCAAAGTAAGTAA
- a CDS encoding LacI family DNA-binding transcriptional regulator, which translates to MVAKLKDVAQLAGVSVTTVSRVINNYGSLSSKTIKKVHEAMRELNYQPNALARAMQGKPSKFVGLIFPNLTNPFFAELVNELERQLFNQGYKAIIASSAENPEIEHEYLSMLMANQVDGIISGSHNLDIAEYHQISAPIVSFDRYLADNIPIVASDSYRGGQLAVEYLLRKNARHIAVIVDEDTSASPTLNRLQGALDQLTEKHCSFDPLALGDLDFSTTFPGIYDGVVASNDVQALEIAAIYQQQGLRMGQDFFITGYDGSQLIRRIAPQLPTVIQPIPKLAAALIKTLLKRVTEPTVAVSSVTLPVEFHE; encoded by the coding sequence ATGGTAGCAAAGTTAAAAGATGTTGCACAACTGGCTGGGGTTTCCGTAACGACCGTCTCACGGGTAATCAATAATTACGGATCACTCAGCTCCAAAACAATTAAAAAGGTTCATGAAGCTATGCGGGAGCTTAACTACCAGCCCAATGCACTAGCGCGGGCAATGCAGGGGAAACCTTCTAAGTTTGTTGGCCTGATTTTCCCTAACCTGACCAACCCCTTTTTCGCGGAGTTAGTCAATGAACTTGAGCGCCAACTCTTTAATCAAGGCTATAAGGCAATCATCGCGTCATCGGCGGAAAATCCCGAAATTGAACACGAGTACCTTAGTATGCTGATGGCCAACCAGGTTGACGGGATCATTTCTGGTTCCCATAACTTAGACATTGCGGAGTACCATCAAATCTCCGCGCCCATCGTTTCCTTTGACCGCTACCTGGCTGACAACATTCCTATCGTTGCTTCTGACAGCTACCGCGGCGGCCAACTCGCCGTGGAATACTTGCTACGGAAAAACGCCCGCCACATTGCAGTGATTGTTGATGAAGACACGTCTGCTTCACCAACGCTGAACCGGCTGCAGGGGGCCCTGGACCAGTTGACGGAAAAGCATTGCAGCTTTGATCCGCTGGCTTTAGGAGACCTTGACTTTTCAACGACCTTCCCTGGTATTTACGATGGGGTGGTGGCCTCAAACGATGTCCAGGCTCTTGAAATTGCCGCGATTTATCAGCAACAGGGGTTAAGGATGGGACAGGACTTCTTCATCACTGGCTATGATGGTTCACAGCTGATTCGTCGCATTGCTCCCCAACTGCCGACGGTTATTCAGCCAATCCCCAAGTTAGCCGCCGCCTTAATTAAGACCCTTCTTAAGCGGGTAACTGAACCAACTGTCGCCGTTTCGTCAGTCACCTTACCAGTTGAATTTCATGAATAA
- a CDS encoding LysM peptidoglycan-binding domain-containing protein, with product MNQQVNANSKHFKMYKSGRKWMVASLTAVTLLTATGVVAHADENNANDQPAAVSNVNADSQAANQQSTAVNNVAPASASTAASQAATANNTVSSATNQDNSAQATSTQSFAAQTNTQQVNLNSLHFSNNASSQRFIESVAPGAINGWNKYGVLPSVTVAQAIIESGWGRSGLATQAHNLFGIKGSYNGNSVTMPTREVYGGRSVYINDAFRAYANNSQSVEDHGSFLYVNSRYHNLLGDTNYASVARKLQADGYATDPNYANALIRMVQTYGLNQLDSVAISGKTVINKQQNDNSSSSYAGSTNYYTVHSGDTLSSIANRFSTTVNTLAHLNDIQNVNRIYVGQRLLVRQSAPVNNQNTTTTTTTTPNQNHTTAPVNNNNTVKTYTVKSGDTLSAIANRFGMNYIQLAQINNIRNVNRIYVGQTLRLQAQVNNSTVSQPVHNNTNNVKPAPAPAPTTNNAAYTVKSGDTLSGIASRFGVSYEQLARLNNIANPNRIYVGQVLRVNGQAAPRYNNYSRSSATASVRGGYTVKSGDTLSGIAAQYGLNWHTLAQRNNLQSPYTIYVGQRLAF from the coding sequence ATGAATCAACAGGTAAACGCTAATTCAAAGCACTTCAAAATGTATAAAAGTGGTCGCAAGTGGATGGTTGCCAGCTTAACTGCGGTAACACTGCTCACTGCTACTGGGGTCGTTGCCCACGCTGACGAAAACAACGCAAACGACCAACCGGCAGCCGTTTCAAATGTTAATGCGGACAGCCAAGCAGCTAACCAACAAAGTACTGCAGTAAACAATGTGGCACCGGCATCTGCTAGCACAGCAGCCTCACAAGCAGCGACGGCCAATAACACCGTTTCCAGTGCTACTAACCAGGACAACAGTGCTCAGGCTACTTCAACACAGAGCTTTGCTGCCCAGACCAACACTCAACAGGTTAACTTAAACTCACTTCACTTTAGCAACAATGCCTCATCCCAACGCTTTATTGAAAGCGTAGCGCCGGGTGCAATTAACGGTTGGAACAAGTACGGTGTTCTGCCTTCCGTAACCGTTGCTCAAGCAATCATCGAAAGTGGCTGGGGCCGGTCTGGTTTAGCTACGCAAGCCCACAACCTCTTCGGTATCAAGGGCTCGTATAACGGTAACTCGGTTACGATGCCGACCCGTGAAGTATACGGTGGCCGGTCTGTTTACATCAACGATGCCTTCCGTGCTTACGCTAACAACTCACAATCTGTTGAAGATCACGGAAGCTTCCTATATGTCAACAGTCGTTACCATAACTTGCTTGGCGACACTAATTATGCTTCTGTTGCCCGGAAACTACAGGCCGATGGTTACGCAACCGACCCTAACTACGCCAACGCATTAATCCGGATGGTACAGACTTACGGATTAAATCAACTGGATTCCGTAGCCATCTCTGGTAAGACGGTTATCAATAAGCAGCAAAATGATAACTCATCGAGTAGTTACGCAGGCAGCACTAATTACTACACCGTTCACAGTGGCGACACTTTATCCAGCATCGCTAACCGCTTCTCCACAACGGTTAACACCCTGGCCCACTTAAACGATATTCAAAATGTCAACAGGATTTACGTTGGCCAACGACTCCTCGTTCGTCAGTCAGCACCGGTCAACAACCAAAACACCACGACGACTACCACGACAACGCCTAACCAAAATCACACCACTGCACCGGTCAACAATAACAACACAGTTAAGACATACACTGTCAAGAGTGGGGACACTTTGTCCGCTATTGCTAACCGGTTTGGTATGAATTACATTCAGCTGGCGCAAATCAATAACATTCGAAACGTCAACCGGATTTACGTCGGGCAAACTTTACGGCTGCAAGCACAAGTCAATAATAGTACGGTTAGCCAACCGGTCCACAATAACACCAATAATGTTAAACCGGCACCAGCACCGGCACCAACTACTAACAACGCTGCTTACACTGTTAAGAGTGGGGACACCTTGTCCGGCATTGCAAGCCGCTTTGGGGTTTCCTACGAACAGCTGGCCCGACTTAACAACATTGCCAACCCAAACCGGATCTACGTTGGGCAAGTCCTGCGGGTAAATGGTCAGGCCGCACCACGTTACAACAACTACAGTCGGTCATCGGCAACGGCTAGTGTCCGGGGTGGCTACACCGTTAAGAGTGGGGACACCCTCTCTGGTATCGCTGCACAGTACGGCCTCAACTGGCATACTTTGGCACAACGTAATAATTTACAAAGTCCCTACACCATCTACGTTGGACAACGACTGGCCTTCTAA
- a CDS encoding MFS transporter encodes MKKQTSVKLKWVALASLLNNTGAAFLWPLTTMYMHNYLHETLTTAGVVMLFMSICMMTGNYLGGWLFDHWDQYRTAVMGVSISTLAIFALIFAHGWPWFAVLMMLDSFGDGINMTIVNSYGALVTDHSSRYVFNYIYMAFNVGVVIGTLAVGALLPISVVLVFSVATVFYVLLTLVVVLALNVRVSLPPKAKQPTGKERSVATHHRALVLIWLILLNFMTIHLSYSLWESVMAVHMTNMGIPFYAYSMLWTLNGLLIIVGQPLVNKLSPYVKLSNQIMVGILIFASSFLFLIVARSLWAFIIDFIILTIGEMTSFAGLPAWIAQLTDVNEAGHYQGLLNITISVGRAIGPLYGGFVIERGNYQELFISVFLMMTITLLLVFCAVLSWRRLKDNRNNNTQN; translated from the coding sequence ATGAAAAAGCAGACAAGCGTAAAATTAAAATGGGTGGCCCTGGCAAGTTTGCTAAATAACACCGGGGCTGCTTTTTTATGGCCGCTGACAACGATGTACATGCATAATTACCTGCACGAAACACTGACGACTGCGGGGGTCGTAATGCTTTTCATGTCGATCTGCATGATGACGGGAAACTACCTTGGTGGTTGGCTTTTCGACCACTGGGACCAGTACCGGACCGCCGTCATGGGGGTCAGTATCTCAACACTGGCCATTTTTGCCCTGATTTTTGCGCACGGTTGGCCCTGGTTTGCGGTTTTAATGATGCTCGATAGCTTTGGTGATGGGATTAACATGACCATCGTTAATTCCTACGGCGCCCTGGTCACCGACCACAGTTCGCGCTACGTCTTCAACTACATTTATATGGCCTTCAACGTGGGGGTCGTTATTGGGACCCTGGCTGTCGGGGCCTTGCTACCAATTAGTGTCGTTCTGGTCTTTAGCGTTGCCACTGTCTTCTATGTTCTCCTAACCCTGGTTGTTGTTTTGGCCCTTAATGTCCGGGTGAGCTTGCCGCCCAAGGCTAAGCAGCCAACGGGGAAGGAGCGGTCAGTGGCGACCCACCACCGAGCCTTAGTATTGATCTGGTTAATTCTCCTCAACTTTATGACCATCCACCTCAGCTACTCCCTCTGGGAAAGCGTGATGGCTGTTCATATGACTAACATGGGGATCCCATTCTATGCTTATAGTATGCTCTGGACTTTAAATGGTCTGTTGATCATTGTTGGTCAGCCCCTGGTGAACAAGCTTAGCCCCTACGTCAAGCTCTCCAACCAGATCATGGTGGGGATCTTGATTTTTGCATCATCGTTTCTCTTCCTCATTGTTGCCCGGAGCCTCTGGGCTTTTATCATTGACTTTATAATATTGACAATCGGTGAAATGACGAGTTTTGCGGGCCTTCCTGCCTGGATTGCCCAGCTGACAGATGTAAATGAGGCGGGGCACTACCAAGGTCTGCTTAACATTACGATTTCGGTAGGTCGGGCAATTGGACCCCTCTACGGTGGCTTTGTTATCGAACGGGGCAATTACCAAGAGCTCTTCATTTCTGTTTTCTTAATGATGACGATTACCCTCTTGCTCGTTTTCTGCGCCGTCCTTTCGTGGCGCCGCTTAAAAGATAACAGAAATAATAATACCCAAAATTAG